In the Astatotilapia calliptera chromosome 5, fAstCal1.2, whole genome shotgun sequence genome, one interval contains:
- the LOC113022179 gene encoding protein-glutamine gamma-glutamyltransferase E-like codes for MTSETKQSIFKGVNLNCETNNTEHGTKKISKDQLIVRRGQRFTVKVELTQPFNPNLYPLTFTAVTGENPSEDLGTKSCFGMPDRIQRSPSAKAVWKVELEKGSNPPTGSLNLTITPPADTPIGKYNLTARHRDEETLLAELVVLFNPWCSDDSVFMQDEKERQEFVMNERGIIYKGSGNYITSINWDFGQFEEDMMKICLKMLDVNPKHLANAANDVSARCNPIYVSRVVSAMINSMDDCGVLEGRWSAPFWGGTIPSHWSGSYPILKRWYNIGCHPVKYGQCWVFAGVMCSVMRLLGIPCRVVTNYQSAHDSNKNLIIDVYHADYGVREKETKDSVWNYHVWLECWMRRTDLGKDGKYDGWQVLDPTPQEKSDGAYCCGPASVKAILNGETDLKYDAPFVYAMVNADCIDWLCKADGTMVNIFSDTKRIGQNISTKAVGSNTRLDITDSYKYKEGSNEERTVFRYALTRDYSRDEEEKNNRGTNNPIQNGGTTSGTGIGGTTNGTGNGGTTNGTGNGGRGGNNTETTNNTNDSILPLPQISMRIEEVSKPMDGQDVSLKLVLNSVSRTARPVSINISVQAMRYNGSPFENIQTETNEETLQPGKDLSIPILVPFLVYHKHMVGSDSMKISAVVTDKLEPGNVYLAVNDVILLNPPMSITVNGPVRLNQRTVAEVVFMNPINKMLTDCTLTISGSGLVDGEETCILPNLRPSNRIRIQLPFFPKKTGKKTLMADFDCSSFRDLKCTCTFDVLP; via the exons ATGACATCGGAGACCAAACAGTCAA TTTTTAAAGGAGTGAATCTCAACTGTGAGACAAACAACACAGAACATGGCACCAAAAAAATCTCAAAGGATCAGCTGATTGTGAGGCGAGGCCAGCGGTTCACCGTGAAAGTTGAACTGACACAGCCGTTCAACCCCAATCTTTACCCGCTCACCTTTACAGCAGTAACAG GAGAAAATCCATCTGAGGACCTGGGAACAAAGTCATGCTTTGGTATGCCAGACAGAATCCAGCGTTCGCCATCAGCAAAGGCAGTGTGGAAAGTGGAGCTAGAGAAGGGATCCAACCCACCAACAGGCTCCTTGAATTTGACCATTACCCCCCCAGCTGACACTCCAATCGGAAAGTACAACTTAACCGCCAGACATAGGGATGAGGAAACGTTGTTGGCAGAACTGGTTGTGCTCTTCAATCCCTGGTGTTCTG ATGATTCAGTGTTTATGCAGgatgagaaagagagacaggagTTTGTGATGAATGAACGTGGTATAATCTACAAAGGAAGTGGGAACTACATCACATCTATTAACTGGGACTTTGGGcag TTTGAAGAGGACATGATGAAGATTTGTCTTAAGATGTTGGATGTCAACCCCAAACACCTGGCAAATGCAGCTAATGACGTTTCTGCTCGCTGTAACCCCATCTACGTCAGCCGTGTGGTCAGCGCCATG ATCAACAGTATGGATGACTGTGGTGTCCTGGAGGGACGGTGGTCAGCTCCATTCTGGGGTGGAACTATACCCTCTCACTGGTCTGGCAGCTATCCCATCCTCAAGCGTTGGTATAACATCGGCTGCCACCCAGTCAAATATGGACAGTGCTGGGTATTTGCAGGAGTGATGTGTTCAG TAATGCGTCTGCTGGGCATCCCATGCCGTGTGGTCACCAATTACCAGTCAGCTCACGACAGCAACAAGAATCTGATCATTGATGTGTACCATGCTGACTatggagtgagagagaaagagaccaAGGACAGTGTCTG GAACTATCATGTCTGGTTAGAGTGCTGGATGAGGCGAACTGACCTGGGAAAAGATGGTAAATATGACGGCTGGCAAGTTCTGGATCCAACGCCACAGGAGAAGAGCGATG GTGCATACTGCTGCGGTCCAGCCTCAGTCAAAGCCATCCTGAATGGAGAAACCGATCTAAAATATGATGCCCCATTTGTTTATGCTATGGTCAATGCTGACTGCATTGACTGGCTG TGTAAAGCTGATGGCACAATGGtgaatattttctctgacaCCAAGAGAATCGGACAGAATATCTCCACCAAGGCTGTTGGCTCCAACACAAGGCTGGACATCACAGACAGCTACAAGTACAAGGAAG GGTCTAATGAGGAGAGAACTGTATTTAGATATGCCCTCACCAGAGATTACTCcagagatgaagaggaaaagaaCAATAGAGGGACAAATAATCCAATCCAGAATGGAGGAACAACAAGTGGAACTGGGATTGGAGGAACAACAAATGGAACTGGGAATGGAGGAACAACAAATGGAACTGGgaatggagggaggggagggaacAACACAGAGACTACAAATAATACAAATGACAGCATCCTTCCACTTCCACAAATATCCATGCGAATTGAAGAG GTATCCAAGCCAATGGACGGTCAGGACGTGAGTCTGAAGCTGGTGCTGAACAGTGTGAGCCGCACTGCCAGGCCTGTGTCCATCAATATCAGCGTCCAGGCCATGAGATACAATGGCTCACCGTTTGAAAACATCCAGACTGAGACAAATGAAGAGACACTGCAGCCTGGGAAAG ATCTGTCCATTCCTATCTTGGTCCCCTTCTTGGTGTACCACAAACACATGGTAGGCTCTGACAGCATGAAGATTTCAGCTGTAGTCACAGATAAGCTGGAGCCAGGAAATGTATACCTAGCAGTGAATGATGTCATTCTGTTGAATCCTCCTATGTCCAtcaca gttaATGGTCCAGTGAGACTGAACCAAAGGACAGTTGCTGAAGTAGTTTTCATGAACCCAATCAACAAGATGCTGACGGACTGCACTCTGACTATCTCTGGAAGTGGTCTAGTGGATGGGGAGGAAacatgcat ActtccaaatctgaggccaagCAACAGGATACGTATCCAGTTGCCCTTTTTTCCCAAGAAGACCGGAAAGAAAACTCTCATGGCTGACTTTGACTGCTCCTCCTTCAGAGACCTCAAGTGCACCTGCACTTTTGATGTTCTACCATAA